A single window of Pseudoduganella plicata DNA harbors:
- a CDS encoding TonB-dependent receptor, giving the protein MKFFAPERTTRTAMQLSPVAAGCALFVAALANPAFAQQAQNNQADVSPAPMASVTVTGIRRGIEDAISVKKDATSIVEAISAEDIGKLPDASIAESIARLPGLAAQRVAGRAQVISVRGLSPDFATTLLNGREQVSTGDNRGVEFDQYPSELLSGVTIYKTPDAALVGQGLSGTLDLQTVRPLNFSKRTVSMNLRGEKNSLGSLANTDGKGDRFSVSYIDQFLNRTLGVAIGYAHMDSPVVAYETGIYEPWKKTVGVTGVPAGTAFTEGMKALGRSGYNRRDGLMGVIQYRPNKQWTSMLDLYASRAKHEDTANQFEISMTNNGSNGPISASDLVTDNGALASATINNVYPLVRGMYTRRQDDIRALGWNNELRLSGVTLVADASWSKAKRDETQLENNLQLGATSLAGNLDSIGLDFNQGTYPLMAPRRDYSDPSQLYVRNTVYGTGYGKTPYVEDELKSLKLTANIAATGALENWFSGFDVGANYSDRSKFKRQPEGAINLRGEPTTVASDLQYQPVGLGFAGVGYIPAWNVPGVVSQYMSFNPTSTENYLISKAWDVSEKISTAFVKANIDHDFGAFTLRGNVGVQAQHTKQSSDANYWDGTAPAGQQVKPVHDGKSYNDYLPSMNLSFGLPNDQTVRVAMAKQIARPRVDQLRSALDFGVSDVTLKPGASGGNAQLDPWRAKAFDVSYEKYFGKKAYLAAAFFFKKLDTYIFTQTQVYDFSQYIPGTKANTPFGDYKSAYNGKGGNMRGVELSGSLPLNMLTPVLDGFGIIASGTYTDSAITIEDPDGSIGQNIPLPGLSKHTTNLTVYYEKAGFETRLSQRKRSDFVGEIGNFAAERSLRYVVGESILDLQIGYTFQDGPLKNVGFVLQANNLRNAAYETYNGSRNQQLEYQKYGRTVLLGVNYKF; this is encoded by the coding sequence ATGAAATTCTTCGCGCCTGAGCGCACCACGCGCACAGCCATGCAACTGAGCCCTGTAGCCGCCGGCTGCGCGCTCTTCGTCGCGGCGCTGGCCAATCCGGCCTTCGCCCAGCAAGCACAGAACAACCAGGCCGACGTTTCGCCCGCGCCGATGGCTTCCGTCACCGTGACGGGTATCCGCCGCGGCATCGAGGATGCCATCTCCGTCAAGAAGGACGCCACGTCCATCGTGGAAGCCATTTCCGCCGAAGACATCGGCAAGCTCCCGGATGCGTCGATCGCCGAATCGATCGCCCGCTTGCCAGGCCTGGCCGCCCAGCGCGTCGCCGGCCGTGCCCAGGTGATCTCCGTGCGCGGCCTGTCGCCCGACTTCGCCACCACGCTGCTGAACGGGCGCGAGCAGGTGTCGACCGGCGACAACCGCGGCGTCGAATTCGACCAGTATCCGTCCGAGCTACTGTCGGGCGTGACCATTTATAAAACGCCCGATGCGGCACTGGTGGGCCAGGGCCTGTCCGGCACGCTGGACCTGCAGACTGTGCGTCCGCTGAACTTCTCCAAGCGCACCGTGTCGATGAACCTGCGCGGCGAGAAGAACTCGCTGGGCAGTCTGGCCAACACGGACGGCAAGGGCGACCGCTTCTCCGTCAGCTATATCGACCAGTTCCTGAACCGCACGCTGGGCGTGGCGATCGGCTACGCGCACATGGATTCGCCGGTCGTGGCCTATGAAACGGGCATTTACGAGCCGTGGAAGAAGACCGTGGGCGTCACCGGCGTCCCGGCCGGCACCGCGTTCACCGAAGGCATGAAGGCCCTGGGCCGCAGCGGCTATAACCGCCGCGACGGCCTGATGGGCGTGATCCAGTACCGTCCGAACAAGCAGTGGACCAGCATGCTGGACCTGTACGCATCGCGCGCCAAGCACGAAGACACCGCCAACCAGTTCGAAATCAGCATGACGAACAACGGCAGCAACGGTCCTATCTCGGCAAGCGACCTCGTTACCGACAACGGCGCATTGGCCAGTGCCACGATCAACAACGTCTACCCGCTGGTGCGCGGCATGTACACCCGCCGCCAGGACGACATCCGCGCGCTGGGCTGGAACAACGAACTGCGCCTGAGTGGCGTGACGCTGGTGGCGGACGCCAGCTGGTCGAAGGCCAAGCGTGACGAAACGCAGCTGGAAAACAACCTGCAGCTGGGCGCCACGAGCCTGGCCGGCAACCTCGATTCCATCGGCCTCGATTTCAACCAGGGCACCTACCCGTTGATGGCGCCGCGTCGCGACTACAGCGATCCGTCGCAGCTGTACGTGCGCAACACGGTGTACGGGACCGGCTACGGCAAGACGCCTTATGTGGAAGACGAGCTGAAAAGCCTGAAGCTGACGGCGAACATCGCCGCCACGGGCGCGCTGGAAAACTGGTTCTCCGGCTTCGACGTGGGCGCCAACTATTCGGACCGCTCGAAATTCAAGCGTCAGCCTGAAGGCGCGATCAACCTGCGCGGCGAACCGACCACGGTCGCTTCCGACCTGCAGTACCAGCCGGTTGGCCTGGGCTTCGCCGGCGTCGGCTACATCCCCGCATGGAACGTGCCGGGCGTGGTGTCGCAGTACATGTCGTTCAATCCGACGTCCACCGAGAACTACCTGATCTCGAAGGCGTGGGACGTTTCGGAGAAAATCTCGACCGCCTTCGTCAAGGCCAACATCGACCACGACTTCGGCGCGTTCACGCTGCGCGGTAACGTGGGCGTGCAGGCGCAGCACACGAAGCAGTCGTCCGATGCCAACTACTGGGACGGCACGGCGCCCGCCGGCCAGCAGGTCAAACCGGTCCACGACGGCAAATCGTACAACGACTACCTGCCGAGCATGAACCTGTCGTTCGGCCTGCCGAACGACCAGACCGTGCGCGTGGCGATGGCCAAGCAGATCGCCCGCCCACGCGTGGACCAGCTGCGTTCCGCGCTGGACTTCGGCGTCAGCGACGTCACGCTCAAGCCTGGCGCCAGCGGCGGCAATGCACAGCTGGACCCATGGCGCGCAAAGGCGTTCGACGTCTCGTACGAAAAATACTTCGGCAAGAAGGCTTACCTGGCCGCGGCGTTCTTCTTCAAGAAGCTGGACACCTACATCTTCACGCAGACGCAGGTGTACGACTTCTCGCAGTACATCCCGGGCACGAAGGCCAATACGCCCTTTGGCGACTACAAGTCGGCGTACAACGGCAAGGGCGGCAATATGCGCGGCGTCGAGCTGTCCGGCTCGCTGCCGCTGAACATGCTGACGCCAGTGCTGGACGGCTTCGGCATCATTGCCAGCGGCACGTACACCGACAGCGCGATCACGATCGAGGATCCGGACGGCAGCATCGGCCAGAACATCCCGCTGCCGGGACTGTCCAAGCACACGACCAACCTGACCGTGTACTACGAGAAGGCGGGCTTCGAGACGCGCCTGTCGCAGCGCAAGCGTTCCGACTTCGTCGGCGAGATCGGCAACTTCGCTGCCGAGCGTTCGCTGCGCTACGTGGTGGGCGAGAGCATCCTCGACCTGCAGATCGGCTACACGTTCCAGGACGGTCCGTTGAAGAACGTCGGCTTCGTGCTGCAGGCGAACAACCTGCGCAACGCCGCCTACGAAACGTACAACGGCTCGCGCAACCAGCAGCTCGAATACCAGAAATACGGCCGTACCGTGCTGCTGGGCGTGAACTACAAGTTCTAA